The following coding sequences lie in one Pseudomonas syringae CC1557 genomic window:
- the ppsA gene encoding phosphoenolpyruvate synthase, translating into MVEYVVSLDKLGVHDVEHVGGKNSSLGEMISNLAGAGVSVPGGFATTAQAYRDFLELSGLNDQIHAALDALDVDDVNALARTGAQIRQWIMEAEFPEKLNAEIRTAFAELSAGNPNLAVAVRSSATAEDLPDASFAGQQETFLNIRGVENVIRAAKEVFASLFNDRAISYRVHQGFDHKLVALSAGVQRMVRSETGTAGVMFTLDTESGFRDVVFITGAYGLGETVVQGAVNPDEFYVHKDTLAAGRPAILRRNLGSKAIKMIYGEEASAGKSVKVIDVEPADRARFCLTDAEVSELAKQAMIIEKHYKCPMDIEWAKDGDDGKLYIVQARPETVKSRASANVMERYLLKETGKVLVEGRAIGQRIGAGKVRIIKDVSEMDKVQPGDVLVSDMTDPDWEPVMKRASAIVTNRGGRTCHAAIIARELGIPAVVGCGNATHLLQDGQGVTVSCAEGDTGYIFEGELGFDIKTNSVDAMPDLPFKIMMNVGNPDRAFDFAQLPNAGVGLARLEFIINRMIGVHPKALLNYSLLPPEIKDSVDKRIAGYDDPVGFYVEKLVEGISTLAAAFTPKKVIVRLSDFKSNEYANLIGGKLYEPEEENPMLGFRGASRYISENFRDCFELECRALKRVREEMGLTNVEIMVPFVRTLGEASQVIDLLAANGLKRGENGLRIIMMCELPSNAILAEEFLEYFDGFSIGSNDLTQLTLGLDRDSGVIAHLFDERNPAVKKLLSNAIQACNKAGKYIGICGQGPSDHPDLARWLMDQGIESVSLNPDSVLETWFFLAEAQAPV; encoded by the coding sequence TTGGTAGAGTACGTAGTTTCCCTCGATAAGCTCGGCGTCCATGATGTAGAGCATGTGGGGGGCAAAAACTCGTCCCTCGGCGAGATGATCAGCAACCTCGCAGGCGCTGGTGTTTCAGTGCCGGGTGGCTTCGCGACTACCGCCCAGGCTTATCGTGATTTCCTCGAACTCAGCGGCCTGAACGACCAGATCCATGCGGCGCTGGATGCACTGGATGTTGACGACGTCAATGCCCTGGCCCGTACGGGCGCGCAGATCCGTCAGTGGATCATGGAAGCCGAGTTCCCGGAGAAGCTCAACGCCGAGATACGTACTGCGTTTGCCGAGCTGTCGGCAGGCAATCCGAACCTGGCCGTGGCCGTGCGTTCTTCCGCTACCGCCGAAGACTTGCCGGATGCCTCGTTTGCCGGTCAGCAGGAAACCTTCCTTAATATCCGTGGCGTCGAAAACGTGATTCGTGCCGCCAAGGAAGTCTTTGCTTCGCTGTTCAACGACAGGGCGATTTCCTACCGAGTGCATCAGGGCTTCGACCACAAGCTGGTGGCGCTGTCGGCCGGCGTGCAGCGCATGGTGCGCTCCGAAACCGGTACGGCGGGTGTGATGTTCACCCTGGACACCGAATCCGGTTTCCGCGATGTCGTGTTTATCACCGGTGCCTACGGCCTGGGCGAAACGGTCGTGCAGGGCGCGGTCAACCCGGACGAGTTCTACGTACACAAAGACACGCTGGCTGCTGGCCGCCCGGCGATTTTGCGCCGTAACCTGGGCAGCAAAGCTATCAAGATGATTTACGGCGAAGAAGCCTCGGCGGGCAAGTCGGTCAAGGTGATCGACGTCGAGCCTGCCGACCGTGCGCGTTTCTGCCTGACCGACGCCGAAGTCTCCGAGCTGGCCAAACAGGCGATGATCATCGAGAAGCACTACAAGTGCCCGATGGACATCGAGTGGGCCAAGGACGGTGACGACGGCAAGCTGTACATCGTGCAGGCGCGTCCGGAAACCGTGAAGAGCCGCGCGTCGGCGAACGTCATGGAACGTTACCTGCTCAAGGAGACCGGCAAGGTGCTGGTCGAAGGTCGCGCCATCGGCCAGCGCATCGGTGCTGGCAAGGTACGGATCATCAAGGACGTGTCCGAAATGGACAAGGTACAGCCCGGCGATGTGCTGGTCTCGGACATGACCGATCCGGACTGGGAACCGGTCATGAAGCGCGCCAGCGCCATCGTCACCAACCGCGGCGGTCGTACCTGCCATGCGGCAATTATCGCTCGCGAGCTGGGCATTCCTGCCGTGGTGGGCTGTGGTAACGCCACGCACCTCTTGCAGGATGGTCAGGGCGTGACAGTCTCCTGTGCCGAGGGTGACACGGGTTATATCTTTGAAGGCGAGCTGGGTTTCGACATCAAGACCAACTCCGTCGACGCCATGCCTGATCTGCCGTTCAAGATCATGATGAACGTCGGCAACCCGGACCGTGCCTTCGATTTTGCGCAGTTGCCCAACGCCGGTGTCGGCCTCGCGCGTCTGGAGTTCATCATCAACCGCATGATCGGCGTGCACCCCAAGGCGCTGCTGAACTATTCGCTGCTGCCGCCGGAAATCAAGGACAGCGTCGACAAGCGTATTGCCGGTTACGATGATCCGGTCGGTTTCTACGTCGAGAAACTGGTCGAAGGCATCAGTACCCTTGCCGCCGCTTTTACGCCGAAAAAGGTCATCGTGCGCCTGTCGGACTTCAAGTCCAACGAGTACGCCAATCTGATCGGCGGCAAGCTCTACGAGCCTGAAGAAGAAAACCCGATGCTGGGCTTCCGCGGTGCGTCGCGTTACATCAGCGAAAACTTCCGTGATTGCTTTGAGCTGGAATGCCGTGCGCTCAAGCGTGTGCGGGAAGAAATGGGCCTGACCAACGTCGAAATCATGGTGCCGTTCGTGCGCACGCTGGGTGAGGCGAGCCAGGTCATCGACCTGCTGGCGGCCAACGGCCTGAAGCGTGGCGAGAATGGCCTGCGCATCATCATGATGTGTGAGTTGCCGTCCAACGCGATTCTGGCGGAAGAGTTTCTCGAATACTTCGACGGTTTCTCGATTGGCTCCAACGACCTGACTCAGTTGACGCTTGGTCTGGATCGCGACTCCGGGGTCATTGCTCATCTGTTCGACGAGCGTAACCCGGCGGTCAAGAAGTTGCTGTCCAACGCCATTCAGGCGTGCAACAAGGCCGGCAAGTACATCGGTATCTGCGGTCAGGGGCCTTCCGATCACCCGGATCTGGCACGCTGGCTTATGGATCAGGGGATCGAGAGCGTTTCACTCAATCCTGATTCGGTTCTTGAGACCTGGTTCTTCCTGGCCGAGGCGCAGGCGCCTGTCTGA
- a CDS encoding zinc transporter ZntB, whose protein sequence is MFDEANAQWGLVHALVLDGKGGARFIARTELQALQLQPQESLWLHWDRSHPQTHTWLRTASGLSEFACDLLLEENTRPRLLPLPDQELLLFLRGVNLNPGAEPEDMVSVRIFAAAQQVISLRLRPLRATEELIDLLVQGKGPKNAAELILYLAQHLTDKVQDLVGELTESVDEEEEKTDADERYNPEHGKLLHIRRRAAGLRRFLGPQRDIYGQLSRIKLSWFADDDADYWNELNNSLTRYLEELELTRERVGLLLESEDRRLREHMNRTMYRFGIITGIFLPMSFLTGLLGINVGGIPGSDSAYGFLVACMLILALAAGQWWLFRRLRWV, encoded by the coding sequence ATGTTCGATGAAGCAAACGCGCAGTGGGGGCTGGTTCATGCCCTCGTTTTGGACGGTAAAGGCGGGGCGCGTTTCATTGCTCGGACCGAATTGCAGGCCCTCCAGCTACAGCCGCAGGAAAGCCTGTGGCTGCATTGGGATCGCAGCCATCCGCAGACTCATACGTGGTTGCGCACGGCCAGTGGCCTGAGCGAATTTGCCTGTGATCTGCTGCTTGAGGAGAACACCCGGCCGCGTTTGCTGCCATTGCCGGATCAGGAGTTGCTGCTGTTCTTGCGTGGGGTGAACCTCAACCCTGGTGCCGAGCCGGAAGACATGGTTTCGGTGCGCATCTTCGCCGCCGCGCAGCAAGTGATCTCGCTGCGTCTGCGTCCATTGCGGGCCACCGAGGAATTGATCGACCTGCTCGTGCAGGGCAAGGGGCCGAAGAACGCAGCGGAGCTGATTCTTTATCTGGCGCAACACCTCACCGACAAGGTTCAGGATCTGGTGGGCGAGCTCACTGAATCCGTCGATGAAGAGGAAGAAAAGACCGATGCCGACGAACGGTACAATCCGGAACACGGCAAATTGTTGCATATTCGCCGTCGCGCAGCGGGCCTGCGCCGCTTTCTCGGGCCGCAGCGGGACATTTACGGTCAGCTCTCGCGGATCAAATTGTCCTGGTTTGCTGACGACGACGCGGATTACTGGAATGAATTGAACAACAGCCTGACCCGTTACCTTGAGGAGCTGGAACTGACCCGCGAGCGCGTCGGCCTGCTGCTGGAGTCCGAGGATCGGCGGCTGCGCGAGCACATGAACCGCACCATGTACCGATTCGGCATCATTACCGGTATCTTCCTGCCGATGAGTTTTCTGACCGGTCTGCTGGGTATCAATGTCGGCGGTATTCCCGGCTCGGACAGTGCGTATGGCTTTCTGGTGGCCTGCATGCTGATACTCGCCCTGGCAGCGGGGCAGTGGTGGTTGTTCAGGCGTCTACGGTGGGTATGA
- the cobA gene encoding uroporphyrinogen-III C-methyltransferase, with protein MSAKVWLVGAGPGDPELLTLKAVRALREAEVVLIDDLVNPAVLEHCPAARVIAVGKRGGCRSTPQAFIHRLMLRYVRQGKCVVRLKGGDPCIFGRAGEEAQWLQEHGVAVELVNGITAGLAGATQCGISLTLRGVSRGVTLVTAHTQDDSSLNWQALAQGGTTLVVYMGVAKLAEIRESLLAGGMSGEMPVAMIENASLPWQRECRSNLNTLQQDAMAFGLKSPAILVIGAVASCSNELLNQTLASQVQLQTG; from the coding sequence ATGAGCGCAAAAGTCTGGCTGGTAGGTGCAGGCCCCGGTGACCCGGAATTGTTGACTCTCAAGGCAGTACGCGCCCTGCGTGAAGCCGAGGTGGTGTTGATCGACGACCTGGTCAACCCCGCAGTGCTTGAACACTGCCCCGCTGCACGAGTGATCGCCGTCGGCAAACGCGGCGGCTGCCGTTCTACGCCACAGGCCTTTATCCATCGCCTGATGCTGCGCTATGTCCGCCAGGGTAAATGCGTGGTGCGCCTCAAAGGCGGCGATCCATGCATCTTCGGGCGCGCTGGCGAAGAGGCACAGTGGCTGCAGGAACACGGCGTCGCGGTAGAGCTGGTCAATGGCATTACTGCGGGCCTGGCCGGGGCAACCCAATGTGGTATTTCGCTGACCCTGCGCGGCGTCAGCCGTGGCGTAACACTGGTCACGGCTCACACCCAGGACGACAGCAGCCTCAACTGGCAGGCGCTCGCACAAGGCGGCACTACATTGGTCGTGTATATGGGCGTGGCGAAGCTGGCAGAGATTCGCGAGAGCCTGTTGGCGGGAGGCATGAGTGGCGAGATGCCGGTGGCGATGATTGAAAATGCTTCGCTGCCGTGGCAACGCGAATGCCGCAGCAATCTGAACACCCTGCAGCAGGATGCAATGGCGTTCGGGCTGAAAAGCCCTGCCATTCTGGTGATAGGTGCAGTGGCTTCCTGCAGCAACGAACTGTTGAATCAGACCCTGGCCAGTCAAGTGCAGTTACAAACGGGCTGA
- a CDS encoding OmpA family protein — translation MKLKNTLGLAIGTIVAAASFGALAQGQGAVEIEGFAKKEMYDSARDFKNNGNLFGGSIGYFLTDDVELRLGYDEVHNVRSDDGKNIKGADTALDALYHFNNPGDMLRPYVSAGFSDQSIGQNGRNGRNGSTFANIGGGAKLYFTDNFYARAGVEAQYNIDQGDTEWAPSVGIGVNFGGGSKKVEAAPAPVAEVCSDSDNDGVCDNVDKCPDTPANVTVDADGCPAVAEVVRVELDVKFDFNKSVVKPNSYGDIKNLADFMQQYPSTTTTVEGHTDSVGPDAYNQKLSERRANAVKQVLVNQYGVGAARVNSVGYGESRPVADNATEAGRAVNRRVEAQVEAQAK, via the coding sequence ATGAAACTGAAAAACACCTTGGGCTTGGCCATTGGTACTATTGTTGCCGCTGCATCGTTCGGCGCTCTGGCTCAAGGCCAAGGCGCAGTCGAAATCGAAGGCTTCGCCAAGAAAGAAATGTACGACAGCGCCCGTGATTTCAAAAACAACGGCAACCTGTTCGGCGGCTCGATTGGCTACTTCCTGACCGACGACGTTGAATTGCGTCTGGGCTACGACGAAGTTCACAACGTTCGTAGCGATGATGGCAAGAACATCAAGGGCGCTGATACCGCTCTGGACGCTCTGTACCACTTCAACAACCCAGGCGACATGCTGCGTCCATACGTTTCGGCCGGTTTCTCCGACCAGAGCATTGGCCAGAACGGTCGCAACGGTCGTAACGGTTCCACCTTCGCCAACATCGGCGGCGGTGCCAAGCTTTACTTCACCGACAATTTCTATGCTCGTGCTGGCGTTGAAGCTCAGTACAACATCGACCAGGGCGACACCGAGTGGGCTCCAAGCGTCGGTATCGGCGTAAACTTCGGTGGCGGCAGCAAGAAAGTTGAAGCAGCACCAGCTCCAGTAGCTGAAGTGTGCTCCGACAGCGACAACGATGGCGTGTGCGACAACGTCGACAAGTGCCCAGACACCCCAGCCAACGTAACTGTTGACGCTGATGGCTGCCCGGCAGTTGCTGAAGTGGTTCGTGTTGAGCTGGACGTGAAGTTCGACTTCAACAAGTCTGTTGTCAAGCCTAACAGCTACGGCGACATCAAGAACCTCGCTGACTTCATGCAGCAGTACCCATCGACCACCACTACTGTTGAAGGTCACACTGACTCCGTCGGTCCTGACGCTTACAACCAAAAACTGTCCGAGCGTCGTGCAAACGCCGTTAAACAGGTTCTGGTTAACCAGTACGGTGTTGGCGCTGCACGCGTAAACTCGGTTGGTTACGGCGAATCCCGCCCAGTTGCTGATAACGCAACTGAAGCTGGCCGCGCAGTAAACCGTCGCGTAGAAGCACAAGTAGAAGCTCAAGCTAAGTAA
- a CDS encoding alpha/beta fold hydrolase: MQSSSQIFPVALISAERCGDLVEDVYRLKPANSPDPSVELVVTRLGQVDQHDVRGIPVILLHGSFSNRRFWYSPKGIGLGAYLARAGYDVWIPEMRGHGLSSRNQSYRANCVAQYARFDLPAIAAFVIEQSARIPHWIGHSLGGTTLAAALGGQHLGPDKVASVALFGSQVSRTYWPLKIPPLQWSARLLLRSFEHISGPRFKRGPEDEPIGLVLESLRWHGLFGRFGERDNNWWEGLKTVQVPVLAVAAAGDHQDPVWACRMLFDQIGGDQHRQFLCLGREQGFSDDFDHVQMLISKAAQQQVWPRVLGWLSEQSVPEQVAEFQAAVGS, translated from the coding sequence ATGCAGAGCAGCAGCCAGATTTTTCCCGTTGCCTTGATCAGTGCCGAACGTTGCGGCGATCTGGTTGAGGACGTTTACCGTCTCAAGCCTGCCAACAGTCCTGACCCGAGCGTCGAGCTGGTGGTGACCCGGCTGGGTCAGGTCGATCAGCACGACGTACGTGGCATTCCGGTGATTCTGCTGCACGGCAGCTTCTCCAACCGACGTTTCTGGTATTCGCCAAAGGGCATTGGCCTGGGGGCGTATCTCGCCCGTGCCGGTTACGACGTGTGGATTCCGGAGATGCGTGGGCATGGCCTGTCGTCGCGCAACCAGAGCTACCGCGCCAATTGCGTCGCGCAATACGCCCGGTTCGACTTGCCGGCCATCGCTGCGTTCGTCATTGAGCAAAGCGCTCGGATACCGCACTGGATCGGCCATTCGCTGGGCGGTACTACCTTGGCGGCGGCACTGGGTGGTCAGCATCTGGGGCCGGACAAGGTAGCGTCGGTGGCACTGTTCGGCAGTCAGGTCAGTCGCACGTACTGGCCACTGAAAATTCCGCCGCTGCAATGGTCGGCTCGCTTGCTGCTGCGGTCGTTCGAGCACATCTCCGGGCCGCGTTTCAAGCGTGGCCCGGAAGACGAGCCGATTGGCCTGGTACTCGAAAGCCTGCGCTGGCATGGCCTGTTCGGTCGTTTTGGCGAACGCGATAATAATTGGTGGGAAGGCCTTAAAACGGTTCAAGTGCCGGTTCTGGCAGTCGCGGCGGCTGGCGATCATCAGGACCCGGTCTGGGCCTGTCGCATGCTGTTCGATCAGATCGGGGGAGACCAGCACAGGCAGTTCCTCTGCCTGGGACGCGAACAGGGTTTCAGTGATGACTTTGATCATGTGCAGATGCTGATCAGTAAAGCCGCGCAACAGCAGGTCTGGCCGCGTGTACTCGGCTGGCTGAGTGAGCAGTCTGTTCCTGAACAGGTTGCAGAGTTTCAGGCGGCAGTGGGCAGTTAG
- a CDS encoding nitrate reductase, which translates to MTSLAIDSPQVTASTCCYCGVGCGVLIEHDGQKILGVSGDPTHPANYGKLCSKGSTLHLTGDIAARALYPELRLSKGLARSITDWDTALDHAANVFAESIREHGPDSVAFYISGQLLTEDYYAFNKLARALVGTNNIDSNSRLCMSSAVAGYKRSLGADAPPCNYEDIELSDCVMIVGSNMAYAHPVLFRRLEEAKNRRPQMKLIVIDPRRTDTCELADLHLAIQPGTDVALFHGVLHLLMRDKQVDLDFIATHTQGYEELAALAGDYPPERVAALCGITLQQLHTCARWIGESPSFLSLWCMGLNQSSAGSAKNSALINLHLATGQIGRAGAGPFSLTGQPNAMGGRETGSLSNLLPGHRDAGNAEHRAEVADYWGIDGLPANPGLSAIELFEQLQSGTIKALWIACTNPAQSLPDQNRIRQALETCPFVVLQEAFKTTETARFADLLLPAASWGEKEGTVTNSERRISNVRKAIAAPGDARPDWAITVDFAQRLQKRLLPDADALFDFQTPEALFDEFKGLTAGRDLDMSGISRMLIDQQGPQQWPFPAGATAGTPRLYADSVFPTVCGRAQFLSEPYIAARELRDSEYPLTLNTGRLRDQWHGMSRTGTAARLFGHVGEAVLSIGPQDMQRHGLQTGDLVRLISRRGELFLPVSSDDSIAPGQAFLPMHWGDRFLKGGVNVLTQPAFDPVSKQPELKHSGVRIEKARLPWQFFALIEGNVQQCMEKLRPLCDEFDYLSMSLTGRERSALIISAASFEAPNPQLLHEIDRLLGLDEGPVLAYDDPARSIGKRLRIDDGRITAIRLAGETVARHWLQALWQEERVDASLRRWVLAPLSSEPGKESTQHREKTLCNCMNVSQSAVMDGIERGLNLNQLKTRLGCGTQCGSCVPEIKRLINAVAMTE; encoded by the coding sequence ATGACCAGTCTGGCCATTGACAGCCCGCAGGTTACCGCCTCTACCTGCTGCTATTGCGGGGTCGGCTGCGGCGTGCTGATCGAACACGACGGTCAGAAAATCCTCGGGGTCAGCGGCGACCCGACGCACCCGGCCAACTACGGCAAGCTGTGCAGCAAAGGCTCGACCCTGCACCTGACGGGCGACATCGCAGCCCGCGCGCTGTATCCAGAGTTGCGCCTGAGCAAAGGACTGGCGCGCAGCATCACCGATTGGGATACCGCACTGGATCATGCTGCCAACGTCTTTGCCGAGAGCATTCGCGAGCATGGCCCGGACAGCGTGGCGTTCTACATCTCTGGCCAGTTGCTGACCGAGGATTACTACGCGTTCAACAAACTGGCTCGTGCGCTGGTCGGCACAAATAATATCGACAGCAATTCGCGGCTGTGCATGTCGTCGGCGGTGGCCGGTTACAAGCGCAGCCTGGGGGCGGACGCACCACCGTGCAATTACGAAGACATCGAGCTGAGCGACTGCGTGATGATCGTCGGCAGCAACATGGCCTATGCGCACCCGGTGCTGTTCCGTCGTCTGGAAGAAGCAAAAAATCGTCGCCCGCAGATGAAGCTGATCGTCATCGATCCGCGCCGTACCGACACCTGCGAGCTGGCAGACCTGCACCTGGCCATTCAGCCGGGGACCGACGTCGCGTTGTTCCATGGTGTGTTGCATCTGTTGATGCGCGACAAGCAGGTCGACCTGGATTTCATCGCCACCCATACCCAGGGCTATGAAGAACTCGCAGCGTTGGCGGGCGATTACCCGCCAGAACGCGTGGCGGCACTTTGCGGCATTACGCTGCAACAGTTGCACACCTGTGCGCGCTGGATAGGCGAGTCGCCGAGCTTTCTGTCGCTCTGGTGCATGGGCTTGAATCAATCCAGCGCCGGCAGCGCCAAGAACAGCGCGCTGATCAATCTGCACCTGGCCACCGGTCAGATCGGCCGTGCGGGGGCTGGCCCTTTCTCGCTAACCGGCCAGCCGAATGCAATGGGCGGACGCGAAACCGGCAGCCTCTCCAACCTGCTACCAGGTCATCGCGATGCGGGTAATGCCGAACACCGTGCCGAGGTGGCCGACTACTGGGGTATCGACGGCCTGCCCGCCAACCCCGGCCTGTCGGCCATCGAACTGTTCGAGCAATTGCAGAGCGGCACGATCAAGGCGCTGTGGATTGCCTGCACCAACCCGGCACAGTCACTGCCCGACCAGAACCGAATCCGGCAGGCGCTGGAAACCTGCCCGTTCGTGGTGCTGCAGGAGGCCTTCAAGACCACTGAAACCGCACGCTTTGCCGACCTGCTGCTGCCCGCCGCCAGTTGGGGTGAGAAAGAAGGCACGGTGACCAACTCGGAGCGACGCATCTCTAATGTGCGCAAGGCCATTGCGGCGCCCGGTGATGCGCGTCCCGACTGGGCGATTACCGTGGATTTCGCTCAACGACTGCAAAAACGCCTGCTCCCGGACGCTGACGCGTTGTTTGATTTTCAGACCCCCGAGGCGCTGTTCGACGAGTTCAAGGGCCTCACCGCTGGACGCGACCTGGACATGTCGGGCATCAGCCGCATGCTCATTGACCAACAAGGTCCGCAGCAATGGCCGTTTCCGGCTGGCGCAACGGCGGGCACACCGCGCCTCTACGCGGACAGCGTGTTCCCGACGGTTTGCGGGCGTGCGCAGTTTCTGTCCGAACCCTATATCGCGGCCAGAGAGCTGCGTGACAGCGAATACCCGCTCACCCTCAATACCGGTCGGCTGCGTGATCAATGGCACGGCATGAGCCGCACCGGCACCGCAGCCCGCCTGTTCGGGCATGTCGGCGAGGCGGTGTTGAGCATTGGTCCGCAGGACATGCAGCGTCATGGCCTGCAAACGGGCGACCTGGTGCGACTGATCAGCCGCCGTGGCGAGCTTTTTTTGCCGGTGAGCAGCGACGACAGCATCGCGCCCGGCCAGGCTTTTCTGCCCATGCACTGGGGCGACCGATTCCTCAAGGGCGGCGTGAACGTTCTGACCCAGCCAGCGTTTGATCCGGTCTCGAAACAGCCGGAGCTCAAGCATTCCGGGGTGAGGATCGAAAAAGCCCGATTGCCCTGGCAGTTTTTCGCTCTGATTGAAGGCAATGTGCAGCAGTGCATGGAGAAACTGCGCCCACTGTGCGACGAGTTTGATTACTTGAGCATGAGCCTTACCGGTCGCGAGCGCTCGGCACTGATCATCAGTGCTGCCAGTTTCGAAGCGCCCAACCCACAGCTGTTGCACGAAATCGACCGCCTGCTGGGCCTTGATGAAGGGCCGGTGCTGGCTTACGACGACCCGGCGCGCTCGATTGGCAAACGACTGCGGATTGATGACGGACGCATTACCGCTATCCGCCTGGCCGGTGAGACTGTCGCACGGCACTGGTTGCAAGCGTTATGGCAGGAAGAACGTGTCGATGCCTCTCTACGGCGCTGGGTGCTGGCCCCATTGAGCAGCGAACCCGGCAAGGAATCAACACAGCATCGGGAAAAGACCTTGTGCAACTGCATGAACGTCAGCCAGAGCGCGGTAATGGACGGCATCGAACGCGGCCTGAACCTGAACCAGCTAAAGACCCGATTAGGCTGCGGGACCCAGTGCGGGTCCTGTGTGCCGGAAATAAAAAGACTGATCAATGCCGTGGCAATGACTGAATGA
- a CDS encoding mechanosensitive ion channel family protein, which translates to MELNLWTQSLLAAMTALWTKVANFIPNLFGALVVVLLGFVVAKLLDALLSKLLAKLGLDRLVSGTGLTKLIGRAGVKVPVSTLIGKIVYWFVLLIFLVSAAESLGLQRVSATLDMLALYLPKVFGAALVLLVGVLLAQLVNGLVRGAAEGVGIDYSAGLGRIAQGLVIIISISVAISQLEVKTDLLNHVIVIALITVGLTVALALGLGSREIAGQIIAGIYVRELFQVGQQVQIGETEGQIEEIGTVKTTLLTDEGELVSFSNRILLEQRVSSR; encoded by the coding sequence ATGGAATTGAATCTCTGGACCCAGAGCCTTCTTGCTGCAATGACTGCATTGTGGACCAAAGTCGCCAACTTCATCCCCAACCTGTTTGGCGCCCTTGTCGTGGTGCTGCTGGGTTTCGTCGTGGCCAAGCTGCTCGACGCGCTGTTGTCCAAATTGCTCGCCAAACTGGGGTTGGATCGCCTGGTCAGTGGCACCGGCCTGACCAAACTCATCGGCCGTGCCGGTGTAAAAGTGCCGGTCTCGACGCTGATCGGCAAGATTGTCTACTGGTTCGTGCTGTTGATCTTTCTCGTGTCGGCAGCCGAATCGCTTGGTTTGCAGCGTGTGTCGGCTACGCTGGACATGCTGGCGCTGTATTTACCGAAAGTATTTGGTGCCGCGCTGGTATTGCTGGTCGGTGTACTGCTCGCGCAGCTGGTCAATGGGCTGGTGCGTGGCGCTGCCGAAGGGGTAGGAATAGATTATTCTGCAGGCCTGGGACGAATTGCTCAGGGGCTTGTCATAATCATCAGCATCTCGGTCGCGATCAGTCAGCTTGAGGTCAAGACCGACCTGCTTAACCACGTTATTGTGATTGCCTTGATTACCGTTGGTCTGACAGTGGCGCTTGCCCTGGGGCTCGGGAGTCGGGAAATTGCCGGGCAGATCATTGCCGGAATCTATGTTCGCGAACTGTTTCAGGTTGGCCAGCAGGTACAGATAGGCGAGACGGAAGGGCAGATCGAAGAGATCGGCACAGTCAAGACAACATTGCTGACAGATGAAGGGGAGCTGGTGTCGTTTTCCAACCGCATCCTTCTCGAACAGAGAGTAAGCAGCCGATAA
- the rraA gene encoding ribonuclease E activity regulator RraA: MHYITPDLCDAYPQQVQVVEPMFSNFGGRDSFGGQIVTLKCFEDNSLVKEQVELDGRGKVLVVDGGGSLRCALLGDMLAEKAAHNGWEGLVIYGCVRDVDMLAQTDLGVQALASYPKRSEKRGVGQLDLPVTFGGVTFRPGEYLYADNNGVIISPSPLTMPE, translated from the coding sequence ATGCATTACATCACCCCCGATCTGTGCGACGCCTATCCGCAACAGGTGCAGGTCGTCGAGCCGATGTTCAGCAACTTTGGCGGACGTGATTCGTTTGGCGGCCAGATCGTTACCCTCAAATGCTTTGAAGACAACTCGCTGGTCAAGGAGCAGGTTGAACTCGACGGCAGGGGCAAAGTACTGGTGGTCGATGGTGGCGGTTCTCTGCGCTGCGCCTTGCTGGGTGACATGCTGGCTGAAAAGGCTGCCCACAACGGCTGGGAAGGCCTGGTGATCTACGGCTGCGTGCGCGATGTGGACATGCTGGCCCAGACCGATCTGGGCGTCCAGGCGCTGGCCAGTTATCCAAAACGCTCCGAAAAACGCGGTGTGGGGCAGCTGGATCTGCCCGTGACTTTCGGCGGTGTGACCTTCCGCCCGGGTGAGTACCTGTACGCCGACAACAATGGCGTTATTATTTCTCCCTCTCCTTTGACCATGCCGGAATAA
- the sigX gene encoding RNA polymerase sigma factor SigX — MNKPQPFSTRYDPRELSDEELVARAHVELFNVTRAYEELMRRYQRTLFNVCARYLGNDRDADDVCQEVMLKVLYGLKNFEGKSKFKTWLYSITYNECITQYRKERRKRRLMDALSLDPLEEASEDKTPKPEERGGLDRWLVYVNPIDREILVLRFVAELEFQEIADIMHMGLSATKMRYKRALDKLREKFAGIAET; from the coding sequence TTGAATAAACCTCAACCGTTTTCGACACGCTACGATCCACGCGAGCTCTCTGATGAGGAGCTGGTCGCGCGAGCCCATGTTGAGCTTTTCAATGTGACACGGGCGTATGAAGAGTTGATGCGTCGGTACCAGAGAACATTATTTAACGTGTGTGCACGTTATTTAGGGAACGATCGCGACGCTGACGATGTCTGTCAGGAGGTGATGCTTAAGGTGTTGTACGGGTTGAAAAATTTTGAAGGTAAATCTAAATTTAAAACCTGGCTTTACAGCATCACCTACAATGAGTGCATCACGCAGTACCGTAAGGAACGGCGTAAGCGTCGCTTGATGGACGCATTGAGTCTGGATCCACTTGAGGAAGCGTCGGAAGACAAGACGCCCAAACCTGAAGAGCGGGGCGGACTCGATCGCTGGCTTGTGTATGTGAACCCGATCGATCGGGAAATTCTGGTCCTGCGGTTTGTTGCAGAACTTGAATTCCAGGAGATTGCAGACATCATGCACATGGGCTTGAGCGCAACGAAAATGCGTTACAAGCGGGCTTTAGATAAATTACGAGAGAAATTTGCGGGAATCGCCGAAACTTAA